The Pygocentrus nattereri isolate fPygNat1 chromosome 1, fPygNat1.pri, whole genome shotgun sequence genome window below encodes:
- the LOC108415053 gene encoding N-acetyllactosaminide beta-1,3-N-acetylglucosaminyltransferase 3-like, whose product MFRMFRRIRVRYWKLDMVALFIVGALIILLRTNIHDKNQEEPGYKWNLETDAGTPQAFSSLPPKCEQNSSVSNFSGFSSLPQHIQDFLYYRHCRHFPMLLNIPDKCGGPERSSDVFLLLVIKSSPPNYDRREVLRKTWAAERLQNGVWIRIVFISGTDGQSFEKQRLNKLLEAENRKHKDILQWDFHDSFFNLTLKQILFLEWMEKFCPNAHFLLNGDDDIFANTDNMVVYLQGLGDDGANKHSFVGHLIQYVGPIRNTASKYYIPVQVYESDRYPPYCGGGGFLLSRFTARTIYNMSHSINILPIDDVYMGMCLEKAGLKPSSHIGIRTAGLHIPSKALDPYDPCYYREMILVHRFLPHQIYIMWHEVHQQDLKCGKTLRTL is encoded by the coding sequence GAATCCGGGTGAGGTATTGGAAGTTGGATATGGTGGCTCTGTTTATTGTCGGCGCTTTGATCATACTGCTGAGAACAAACATCCATGACAAGAACCAAGAGGAGCCTGGATATAAATGGAATCTGGAAACAGATGCTGGGACTCCTCAAGCTTTTTCAAGTTTACCACCAAAATGTGAACAGAACTCATCTGTTTCCAACTTCAGTGGATTTTCCTCCTTGCCCCAACACATTCAGGACTTCCTGTATTACAGACATTGTCGGCATTTTCCGATGCTGCTCAACATTCCTGACAAGTGTGGAGGTCCAGAGCGATCTTCAGATGTGTTTCTTTTGTTGGTCATCAAGAGTTCTCCACCCAATTATGACAGAAGGGAGGTGCTGCGAAAAACATGGGCTGCTGAGAGGCTGCAGAACGGTGTTTGGATTCGTATCGTGTTTATATCTGGGACTGATGGACAGAGCTTTGAAAAGCAGAGGCTGAACAAACTCCTGGAAGCAGAGAACCGTAAACACAAGGACATTCTGCAGTGGGACTTTCATGATTCCTTCTTTAACCTCACACTCAAGCAGATCCTTTTCTTAGAATGGATGGAGAAATTTTGCCCCAATGCCCACTTCCTGCTCAACGGGGATGATGACATTTTTGCAAATACAGATAACATGGTGGTGTATCTTCAAGGGTTGGGTGATGATGGTGCCAACAAACACTCATTTGTTGGCCACCTGATTCAGTATGTTGGACCAATCAGGAATACGGCCAGCAAATATTATATCCCAGTCCAAGTGTATGAATCTGATAGGTATCCTCCCTATTGTGGTGGAGGAGGTTTCCTGCTTTCACGTTTTACTGCAAGGACCATCTACAATATGTCTCACTCCATCAATATACTACCCATAGATGATGTTTACATGGGAATGTGTCTGGAAAAAGCTGGACTGAAACCCTCGTCCCACATAGGCATTCGGACTGCCGGCCTACACATTCCCTCCAAAGCACTGGATCCTTATGACCCTTGCTATTACCGTGAAATGATCCTAGTTCACAGATTCCTGCCTCATCAAATTTATATAATGTGGCATGAAGTCCATCAGCAAGATCTGAAATGTGGAAAGACGCTCAGAACTCTTTAA